A stretch of the Halorussus salinus genome encodes the following:
- a CDS encoding FAD-binding oxidoreductase translates to MTAHEIDRDAVASFAADFAGEVVTPEEDERYEQARHVWNGMRNERPAAVAYCTGVADVRAAVAFAREEDLRLTVRAGGHGVAGNAVEDGALVADISGMDEVRVDPDERTVRVGGGARWADVDRETQQFGLAAPGGVVSDTGVAGLTLGGGMGHLRRKHGLSCDNLRSADVVTADGELVVASEERNPDLFWALRGGGGNFGVVSSFEFDCHPVGPEVETVFVWYPGDAAREVFASFREYARDAPRAVSALPFYAWVPELDEFPDESWGDPAVALLACYAGDPDEGATVMEPLREFADPVADLSGRMPYVELQSMLDEDYPKGRYYYWKSLYLDELSDEVITKILAHAEECPSKLTTIDLWQLGGAVADPDEGADATAFPNRDAPYLLNYEANWDDPRETTANVEWARESVAELRDSDAVRGQYVNFPGMGEDAARVAYGDSYDRLAEVKATYDPENVFRGHQNVTPSE, encoded by the coding sequence ATGACGGCACACGAGATAGACCGCGACGCGGTCGCGTCGTTTGCGGCCGACTTCGCAGGGGAGGTAGTAACGCCCGAGGAGGACGAGCGGTACGAACAGGCGCGGCACGTCTGGAACGGGATGCGAAACGAGCGCCCGGCGGCGGTCGCCTACTGCACCGGGGTCGCGGACGTGCGCGCCGCGGTGGCGTTCGCCCGCGAGGAGGACCTGCGACTCACGGTCCGTGCGGGCGGCCACGGCGTCGCCGGAAACGCGGTCGAAGACGGCGCGCTGGTCGCGGACATCTCCGGGATGGACGAGGTTCGCGTGGACCCCGACGAGCGGACCGTCAGGGTCGGCGGCGGCGCGCGGTGGGCCGACGTGGACCGCGAGACCCAGCAGTTCGGACTGGCCGCGCCCGGCGGCGTCGTCTCGGACACCGGCGTCGCGGGCCTCACGCTCGGGGGCGGGATGGGTCACCTCCGGCGGAAGCACGGCCTGTCCTGCGACAACCTCCGGTCGGCCGACGTGGTGACCGCGGACGGCGAGTTGGTCGTCGCCAGCGAGGAGCGCAACCCCGACCTGTTCTGGGCGCTCCGGGGCGGCGGCGGCAACTTCGGCGTCGTCTCCTCGTTCGAGTTCGACTGTCACCCGGTCGGTCCCGAGGTCGAGACCGTCTTCGTCTGGTATCCCGGCGACGCGGCCCGCGAGGTGTTCGCGTCGTTCCGGGAGTACGCCCGCGACGCGCCGCGGGCGGTCAGCGCGCTTCCCTTCTACGCGTGGGTGCCCGAACTGGACGAGTTCCCCGACGAGTCGTGGGGCGACCCCGCGGTCGCGTTGCTGGCCTGTTACGCTGGCGACCCCGACGAGGGCGCGACGGTGATGGAACCGCTCCGGGAGTTCGCCGACCCGGTGGCCGACCTCAGCGGCCGGATGCCCTACGTCGAACTCCAGTCGATGCTCGACGAGGACTACCCGAAGGGTCGGTACTACTACTGGAAGTCGCTGTATCTGGACGAACTGAGCGACGAAGTGATAACGAAGATACTCGCCCACGCCGAGGAGTGCCCCTCGAAACTGACGACTATCGACCTCTGGCAGTTGGGCGGCGCGGTCGCCGACCCCGACGAGGGCGCGGACGCGACGGCGTTCCCGAACCGCGACGCCCCGTACCTCCTCAACTACGAGGCCAACTGGGACGACCCGCGGGAGACGACCGCGAACGTCGAGTGGGCGCGCGAGAGCGTCGCGGAGCTACGGGACTCGGACGCGGTTCGGGGCCAGTACGTCAACTTCCCCGGCATGGGCGAGGACGCGGCGCGCGTGGCCTACGGCGACAGCTACGACCGACTCGCCGAGGTGAAAGCGACCTACGACCCCGAGAACGTCTTCCGGGGCCACCAGAACGTGACGCCGAGCGAGTAG
- a CDS encoding helix-turn-helix domain-containing protein: MSVLTAFTVPGDDFLMGWTLQRAPEMQIEIERVAVEDDDVTPYFWVAGEEFEGFEAALADDPTVERSVELEDHGDQRLYQVEWERNTKGIVYAVSEVDATILQAESDGTDWSVELLFPGDEAVSEFQDYAAAHDLSFELRWLHDSAHPEAFGQYGVTDEQREALVAAYRNGYFEVPGDVSLGELADELDISKNAASARLHRGYANLVENTLVHDE; encoded by the coding sequence ATGAGCGTGTTGACCGCGTTCACGGTGCCGGGGGACGACTTCTTGATGGGGTGGACGCTCCAGCGAGCGCCCGAGATGCAGATAGAAATCGAGCGGGTCGCCGTCGAGGACGACGACGTGACGCCGTACTTCTGGGTCGCGGGCGAGGAGTTCGAGGGCTTCGAGGCCGCGCTCGCGGACGACCCGACCGTCGAGCGGAGCGTCGAACTCGAAGACCACGGCGACCAGCGACTCTATCAGGTCGAGTGGGAGCGAAACACCAAGGGTATCGTCTACGCCGTCTCGGAGGTCGATGCGACGATTCTACAGGCCGAGAGCGACGGGACCGACTGGTCGGTCGAACTCCTCTTTCCCGGCGACGAGGCGGTCTCGGAGTTTCAGGACTACGCCGCGGCCCACGACCTCTCCTTCGAGTTGCGGTGGCTCCACGACTCGGCTCACCCCGAGGCGTTCGGCCAGTACGGCGTCACCGACGAACAGCGCGAGGCGCTGGTCGCCGCCTACCGGAACGGCTACTTCGAGGTCCCCGGCGACGTGTCGCTCGGGGAGTTGGCCGACGAACTCGACATCTCGAAGAACGCCGCCTCGGCCCGCCTCCACAGGGGATACGCCAACCTCGTAGAGAACACGCTCGTCCACGACGAATGA
- a CDS encoding diacylglycerol/lipid kinase family protein, with product MTRETDRRLVLNPTSGGGTHVERVRDLADEYDFPVVETERAGHGTLLAEEAAADGVETLAVCGGDGTLHEVVQGLVRADALDSVTLCVIPAGTENFLAGDLGIADLASGFEVADDGETRRLDLGVADEEPFLLSAIAGLPADASAAATHERKNSLGPVAFVVAGIEEAIDFDGLRVEIDAVRDDGADARWVGEAEAILVGNARKFAEEGGQADAEDGLLEVAVIESLPPHDALVEYVEQRVFQWETDHVTELHARRLDFESRDGESVTFSLDGEIREFEEVTLDARQDALAVKVGDDYESNPE from the coding sequence ATGACCCGCGAGACCGACCGCCGACTCGTCTTGAACCCGACCAGCGGCGGCGGCACCCACGTCGAGCGCGTCCGCGACCTCGCCGACGAGTACGACTTCCCGGTCGTGGAGACCGAGCGCGCGGGCCACGGCACCCTCCTCGCCGAGGAGGCCGCCGCCGACGGCGTGGAGACGCTGGCGGTCTGTGGGGGCGACGGCACGCTCCACGAGGTGGTGCAGGGTCTCGTCCGAGCGGACGCGCTCGATTCCGTGACTCTCTGCGTGATTCCCGCCGGGACCGAGAACTTCTTGGCGGGGGACCTCGGCATCGCCGACCTCGCGTCGGGCTTCGAGGTCGCCGACGACGGCGAGACCCGCCGCCTCGACCTCGGCGTCGCCGACGAGGAGCCGTTCCTCCTCTCGGCCATCGCGGGCCTACCCGCCGACGCGAGCGCCGCGGCGACCCACGAGCGCAAGAACAGCCTCGGTCCCGTCGCGTTCGTCGTCGCGGGCATCGAGGAGGCCATCGACTTCGACGGCCTCCGGGTCGAAATCGACGCCGTGCGCGACGACGGCGCGGACGCCCGGTGGGTCGGCGAGGCCGAGGCCATTCTGGTCGGCAACGCCCGGAAGTTCGCCGAGGAGGGCGGGCAGGCCGACGCCGAGGACGGCCTGCTGGAAGTGGCGGTCATCGAGTCGCTCCCGCCCCACGACGCGCTCGTGGAGTACGTCGAACAGCGCGTCTTCCAGTGGGAGACCGACCACGTGACGGAACTCCACGCGCGACGCCTCGACTTCGAGAGCCGCGACGGCGAGTCGGTGACGTTCAGCCTCGACGGCGAGATTCGGGAGTTCGAGGAAGTCACGCTCGACGCCCGGCAGGACGCCCTCGCCGTGAAGGTCGGCGACGACTACGAATCGAATCCGGAGTGA
- the truD gene encoding tRNA pseudouridine(13) synthase TruD, with amino-acid sequence MREAYPVEEAVGIEHFVSDGDGVGGRLRASPEDFRVREIERFDAEPADADPGAYAHLVVRATLREWDTNDFAKRLADALGISRERVSWAGTKDKYAVTTQLFTLRKIDQSDLEGVSIYDADLEVLGRAGRGLEFGDLAGNEFEITVSDPERPENAEEVRDQLTDWADESPGAVGVPNYFGQQRFGSRRPITHEVGLHVVRGEWEEAVRSYVANPYETEPEDSQRARREAADAFAERDWQTVLDAIPPRLGFERAMANQLVESGGDGPEDFRAALEAVPSNLQRLFVNAAQSFAFNRILSERLARGLPFHRPVAGDVACFADEVEGLALPDPDREQRVTERRVETVARHCERGRAFVTAPLIGTETELADGEPGDIEREVLADLELAPEDFDLPGEFHSTGTRRAILVRSDLDMDGATAGSDALTFEFALPKGSYATVLLREFQKTDPAEE; translated from the coding sequence ATGCGCGAGGCGTACCCAGTCGAGGAGGCGGTCGGTATCGAACACTTCGTCAGCGACGGCGACGGCGTGGGCGGGCGACTCAGAGCGTCGCCGGAGGACTTTCGCGTCCGCGAGATAGAGCGGTTCGACGCCGAACCCGCCGACGCCGACCCCGGAGCCTACGCCCATCTCGTCGTCCGGGCGACCCTCCGGGAGTGGGACACCAACGACTTCGCCAAGCGCCTCGCCGACGCGCTGGGAATTAGCCGCGAGCGCGTCTCGTGGGCCGGAACAAAGGACAAGTACGCCGTCACGACCCAACTGTTCACCCTCCGGAAAATCGACCAGTCGGACCTCGAAGGCGTGTCCATCTACGACGCCGACCTCGAAGTACTGGGCCGCGCGGGGCGCGGACTGGAGTTCGGCGACCTCGCCGGAAACGAGTTCGAGATTACGGTCAGCGACCCCGAGCGCCCCGAGAACGCCGAGGAGGTCCGCGACCAACTGACCGACTGGGCCGACGAATCGCCGGGCGCGGTGGGCGTCCCCAACTACTTCGGCCAACAGCGATTCGGGAGCCGTCGCCCCATCACCCACGAGGTCGGCCTCCACGTCGTCCGCGGCGAGTGGGAGGAGGCCGTCAGAAGCTACGTCGCCAACCCCTACGAGACCGAACCGGAAGACAGCCAGCGCGCTCGCCGCGAGGCCGCCGACGCCTTCGCAGAGCGCGACTGGCAGACGGTCTTGGACGCCATCCCGCCGCGTCTCGGCTTCGAGCGCGCGATGGCCAACCAGTTGGTCGAGTCGGGCGGCGACGGACCGGAAGACTTCCGCGCGGCGCTCGAAGCCGTGCCCTCGAACCTCCAACGACTGTTCGTCAACGCCGCCCAGTCGTTCGCCTTCAACCGCATCCTGAGCGAGCGACTTGCTCGCGGGCTTCCCTTCCATCGCCCGGTCGCTGGCGACGTGGCCTGCTTCGCCGACGAGGTCGAGGGGCTGGCCCTGCCGGACCCCGACCGCGAACAGCGCGTGACCGAGCGCCGGGTCGAGACGGTCGCGCGCCACTGCGAGCGCGGTCGAGCCTTCGTGACCGCGCCGCTGATCGGGACCGAGACGGAACTCGCGGACGGGGAGCCGGGCGACATCGAGCGCGAGGTGCTGGCGGACTTGGAGTTGGCTCCAGAGGACTTCGACCTGCCGGGGGAGTTCCACTCGACGGGAACCCGGCGCGCGATTCTGGTTCGGTCCGACCTCGACATGGACGGCGCGACCGCCGGAAGCGACGCGCTGACCTTCGAGTTCGCGCTCCCGAAAGGGTCGTATGCCACGGTCCTCCTCCGGGAGTTCCAGAAGACTGACCCCGCCGAGGAGTAG
- a CDS encoding zinc ribbon domain-containing protein — MSYANRTESLQRQIDDAIAEGWRIESETPERVVLVKRNVGSLGVHLILALLTGWWSFGLVNLVYGAYKYLNDSQRRVLREGTACPECGASVAADASYCQNCGTELPPAAVESETTSAS, encoded by the coding sequence ATGAGTTACGCCAACAGAACCGAGAGCCTCCAGCGGCAGATAGACGACGCCATCGCCGAGGGGTGGCGAATCGAGTCGGAGACGCCCGAGCGCGTCGTCCTCGTCAAGCGCAACGTCGGGAGCCTCGGCGTCCACTTGATTCTGGCCCTCCTCACGGGCTGGTGGTCGTTCGGTCTCGTCAACCTCGTCTACGGCGCGTACAAGTATCTGAACGACTCCCAGCGCCGGGTCCTGCGCGAGGGTACTGCCTGCCCCGAGTGCGGGGCCTCGGTGGCCGCGGACGCAAGTTACTGCCAGAACTGCGGCACCGAACTCCCGCCCGCGGCGGTCGAGTCCGAGACCACGAGCGCGAGCTAA
- a CDS encoding DUF2103 domain-containing protein, translated as MKCRQCASPLERPGDYCLVCRTPNADAVVLELDRDRATLTMLDDEEVVGESHVTTTPEEGGEAGVVELRNFAGRVADEVRRKRPEEVYAAGDRDVLRATRSQLHHEFYRIGDGGRASGGTTGDDADGGSGGGAVETVLARRGDRALEVVEAAPAEKLGGSHSTLIGDRAGRTAIETVAGHPHVKKIIPGPIDAGGSGSRSGVRAKATRADENGNVRMLLRDGSSVQENRVVTTAMDRERGEQIRADLNDALAEAGLQPD; from the coding sequence ATGAAGTGTCGGCAGTGTGCGTCCCCGCTGGAACGACCGGGCGACTACTGTCTGGTCTGTCGGACGCCAAACGCCGACGCCGTGGTGCTGGAACTCGACCGGGACCGCGCGACGCTGACGATGTTAGACGACGAGGAGGTCGTCGGCGAGAGCCACGTCACGACCACGCCCGAGGAGGGCGGCGAGGCGGGCGTCGTGGAACTCCGGAACTTCGCGGGTCGGGTCGCCGACGAGGTGCGGCGCAAGCGCCCCGAGGAGGTGTACGCCGCGGGTGACCGCGACGTGCTTCGAGCGACCCGGAGCCAACTGCATCACGAATTCTATCGCATCGGCGACGGCGGCCGCGCGAGCGGCGGGACGACGGGCGACGACGCCGACGGCGGGAGCGGCGGGGGCGCGGTCGAGACCGTCCTCGCGCGCCGCGGCGACCGCGCGCTGGAGGTCGTGGAGGCGGCTCCGGCCGAGAAGTTGGGCGGGAGCCACTCGACGCTCATCGGCGACCGGGCGGGCCGGACCGCCATCGAGACGGTGGCGGGCCACCCCCACGTCAAGAAGATAATCCCCGGCCCCATCGACGCGGGCGGGTCGGGCAGTCGGTCCGGCGTCCGGGCGAAGGCGACCCGCGCCGACGAGAACGGCAACGTCCGGATGCTCCTGCGCGACGGCTCCAGCGTCCAAGAGAACCGTGTCGTCACGACCGCGATGGACCGCGAGCGCGGCGAGCAGATTCGGGCGGACCTCAACGACGCGCTGGCGGAAGCCGGTCTTCAGCCGGACTGA
- a CDS encoding helix-turn-helix domain-containing protein, which produces MGIVTEFEVPADDFLLAWTLDALPDVHVEIERVAVEDDDVTPFFWVSGVDFGEFEAALADDPSVRDPRAIETHDDQRLYQVTWTQSSGGIVYAVSATGATVLEATSDAGDWTVKMLFPDSDDLSEFQDYTAAHDLFFELKRLTESAHPEALGKYGVTDEQYEALVAAYHTGYFEVPSETDLQGVADELGISKNATSARLKRGYGNLVENTLIHDE; this is translated from the coding sequence ATGGGAATAGTTACCGAGTTCGAGGTTCCCGCGGACGACTTTCTGCTCGCGTGGACGCTCGACGCGCTACCCGACGTACACGTCGAAATCGAGCGGGTCGCGGTCGAGGACGACGACGTGACGCCGTTCTTCTGGGTGAGCGGCGTCGATTTCGGCGAGTTCGAGGCCGCGTTAGCCGACGACCCGTCCGTGAGGGACCCGCGAGCCATCGAAACCCACGACGACCAGCGCCTCTATCAGGTCACGTGGACTCAAAGCTCCGGCGGCATCGTCTACGCCGTCTCGGCGACCGGTGCGACGGTACTGGAAGCGACCAGCGACGCCGGGGACTGGACGGTCAAAATGTTGTTTCCCGACAGCGACGACCTCTCGGAGTTTCAGGACTACACCGCGGCACACGACCTGTTTTTCGAACTCAAGCGCCTCACCGAATCGGCTCACCCCGAAGCACTGGGCAAGTACGGCGTCACCGACGAACAGTACGAGGCGCTCGTCGCGGCCTACCACACGGGCTACTTCGAGGTCCCGAGCGAGACCGACCTGCAGGGGGTCGCCGACGAACTCGGCATCTCGAAGAACGCCACCTCGGCCCGTCTCAAGCGAGGCTACGGCAACCTCGTGGAGAACACGCTGATACACGACGAGTAG